In Candidatus Edwardsbacteria bacterium, one genomic interval encodes:
- a CDS encoding PAS domain S-box protein → MERLKDTIRSAWQPLLIFLLLSLSIMAAGWLYSSYHLRDHRKEIERDLESVASLKEKQIDSWLTERMSDAQNIIDNPYIGQRVGQLFREPYSENIGLDRLKWMRSLQDLKQYQNVLLLDVRGRLRMQTGKTVHEIGSKTGVLVSNVAATGQASFSDFYYCAECRTVHLDVFAPVIHYNRQRDSVVGVIILRIEPQNLLYPLIQQWPVPSQSAETYLVRRDNGEVLYLTELRFQKGSSAKLRQPLSRKELPEVMAIAGSTGNVTAVDYRGKKVYAYLHNMPSTPWYIIAKTDRREAEAIAHVHIWFIVFIVIALIIAAGGIIGFLWNRQQRGYFEKQLEQERERQALSKHYEYLTKYANDIILLLDEDLNIREANDKAVAVYGYSREQMLALDIHRLRKSDSQPSVDDQYRKAVDENGLLFETVHQRSDGSAFPAEVSARMIEVEGKKYFQTIARDITERKRDQKVLQSQKEELEAANQELLLANRKLLSSEQELRQADEDLRNQLAAVQESRDALERSQASLKQMEEMFDQFLNYSPVYVFFKDENARPLRLSRNYQQLLGRPLEELLGRTMDELFPSELARSMVEDDQRILREGQVIEVDEEFNGRHYRTIKFPILQEGKPRMLAGFTLDITERRKAEQSLRELNQRFEYVLGATRTGFDIIDKDYNVIYVDPSWKKAYGEAAGKKCHRYFMNQNSVCSSCGIKTALELKQVVVTQEFLKLENRWVEVHTIPFQDASGAWLAAEFNIDITEHKKSQENMTAALKEKEVLLREVHHRVKNNLQVISSLLNLQSGYITDQRSRELFKECQTRVRSMSLIHERLYQAESLSRLSFSGYARALVEDLFHSYGLDREKVSYSLDIIDRPMKIDTAIPCGLIVNELVSNSLKYAFPSYQQIGRQGLIKIALVGEDDGNLILSVRDNGIGLPQGFDIEKVGSLGLQLVATLVQQLDGKLEIKNEDGAWFSMIFRAE, encoded by the coding sequence ATGGAAAGACTTAAGGACACCATCAGATCGGCCTGGCAGCCCCTGCTGATATTCTTACTGCTGTCACTGAGCATAATGGCGGCCGGCTGGCTGTATTCTTCCTATCATCTCCGGGACCACCGGAAGGAAATAGAGCGGGACCTGGAGTCGGTGGCCAGCCTCAAGGAGAAACAGATCGACAGCTGGCTGACCGAACGGATGTCCGACGCCCAGAACATAATAGACAACCCCTACATAGGCCAAAGGGTGGGGCAGCTTTTCCGGGAGCCCTACTCCGAAAATATCGGGCTGGACCGGCTCAAATGGATGCGCTCCCTGCAGGATCTTAAGCAGTACCAGAACGTTCTGCTGCTGGATGTCAGGGGTCGACTGAGAATGCAGACCGGGAAAACGGTGCATGAGATAGGTTCGAAAACCGGCGTCTTGGTCAGTAATGTGGCGGCCACCGGCCAGGCCAGTTTCAGCGATTTTTATTACTGTGCCGAATGCCGGACGGTGCACCTGGACGTTTTTGCCCCGGTGATCCATTACAACCGCCAACGGGATTCGGTGGTGGGGGTGATCATCCTGCGGATCGAACCCCAGAACCTGCTGTACCCCCTGATCCAGCAGTGGCCGGTGCCCAGCCAAAGCGCCGAGACCTACCTGGTCAGAAGGGACAACGGAGAGGTGCTGTACCTCACCGAGCTGAGGTTCCAAAAGGGCTCGTCCGCCAAATTAAGGCAACCTTTGAGCCGGAAGGAGCTTCCCGAGGTGATGGCCATCGCCGGCAGCACCGGTAATGTTACGGCGGTGGATTACCGCGGCAAAAAAGTATACGCCTATCTTCACAATATGCCGTCCACCCCCTGGTATATCATCGCCAAGACCGACCGGCGTGAGGCCGAGGCCATCGCTCATGTCCATATCTGGTTCATCGTATTCATCGTGATAGCATTGATCATCGCCGCCGGGGGGATAATAGGATTCCTGTGGAACCGCCAGCAGAGGGGCTATTTTGAAAAACAGCTGGAGCAGGAGCGGGAGCGGCAGGCCCTGTCCAAGCATTACGAATATCTCACCAAATACGCCAATGACATCATCCTGCTGCTGGACGAGGACCTGAACATCCGGGAGGCCAACGACAAGGCGGTGGCCGTCTACGGCTATTCCCGGGAGCAGATGCTGGCCCTGGACATCCACCGCCTGAGAAAATCGGACTCCCAGCCCTCGGTGGACGACCAGTACCGCAAGGCGGTGGACGAGAACGGCCTGCTGTTCGAGACCGTCCACCAGCGCAGTGACGGCTCCGCCTTCCCGGCGGAGGTCAGCGCCAGAATGATCGAGGTGGAGGGGAAGAAATATTTCCAGACCATCGCCCGGGACATCACCGAGAGGAAGCGCGACCAGAAGGTGCTGCAGTCCCAGAAGGAGGAGCTGGAGGCGGCCAACCAGGAACTGCTGCTGGCCAACCGGAAGCTGCTATCCTCCGAGCAGGAGCTCCGGCAGGCCGACGAGGATCTACGGAACCAGCTGGCGGCGGTCCAGGAGAGCCGGGACGCCCTGGAGAGAAGCCAGGCCTCGCTGAAACAGATGGAGGAGATGTTCGACCAGTTCCTCAATTACAGCCCGGTCTACGTGTTCTTCAAGGACGAAAACGCAAGGCCCCTCAGGCTGAGCAGGAACTACCAGCAGCTGCTGGGCCGGCCGCTGGAGGAACTGCTGGGCCGGACCATGGACGAGCTGTTCCCCTCGGAACTGGCCCGAAGCATGGTGGAGGACGACCAGAGGATCCTGCGGGAGGGCCAGGTGATCGAGGTGGATGAGGAGTTCAACGGCCGGCATTACCGGACCATCAAATTCCCCATCCTGCAGGAGGGAAAGCCCCGGATGCTGGCCGGGTTCACCCTGGACATCACCGAACGGCGCAAGGCGGAGCAGAGCCTGCGGGAGCTGAACCAGCGCTTTGAGTACGTGCTGGGCGCCACCAGGACCGGTTTTGACATCATCGACAAGGATTACAACGTGATCTATGTCGACCCCTCCTGGAAAAAGGCCTACGGAGAGGCGGCCGGAAAGAAGTGTCACCGCTATTTCATGAACCAGAACTCGGTCTGCTCCAGCTGCGGGATCAAAACCGCCCTGGAACTGAAACAGGTGGTGGTGACCCAGGAGTTCCTGAAACTGGAGAACCGATGGGTGGAGGTCCACACCATCCCCTTCCAGGACGCTTCGGGGGCCTGGCTGGCGGCCGAGTTCAACATCGACATCACCGAGCATAAAAAATCCCAGGAAAACATGACCGCGGCGCTCAAGGAGAAGGAGGTGCTGCTGCGGGAGGTGCACCACCGGGTCAAGAACAACCTGCAGGTGATATCCAGCCTGCTGAACCTGCAGTCGGGATACATAACCGACCAGCGGTCGCGGGAGCTTTTCAAGGAGTGCCAGACCCGGGTGCGCTCCATGTCCCTGATCCACGAAAGGCTATATCAGGCGGAGTCCCTGTCCCGCCTGAGCTTCTCCGGCTACGCCCGGGCCCTGGTGGAGGACCTGTTCCACAGCTACGGCCTTGACCGGGAGAAGGTGTCCTATTCCCTGGATATCATCGATAGGCCGATGAAGATAGATACCGCCATCCCCTGCGGGCTGATAGTCAATGAACTGGTCTCCAACAGCCTGAAATACGCCTTCCCCAGTTACCAACAGATAGGGCGGCAGGGCCTGATCAAGATCGCCCTGGTGGGCGAGGACGACGGCAACCTGATTCTGAGCGTAAGAGACAACGGGATCGGCCTGCCGCAGGGCTTTGACATCGAAAAGGTGGGATCGCTGGGGCTTCAGCTGGTGGCCACCCTGGTCCAGCAATTGGACGGGAAGCTGGAGATAAAAAATGAGGATGGGGCCTGGTTCAGTATGATCTTTAGGGCCGAATAA
- a CDS encoding diguanylate cyclase has protein sequence MDCDKRYSAFSMILYGLIGTAVFWIADTFIDTYLFREGDLIQQVLHPEPMEIYFRGAIGALFVIFGILGQRLLNQRRKAECLLEQTNRELEQTISQRTGQLQEVNQKLKDELEDRSRNDERINYLSFHDKLTGLYNRAFFEEELARLDDERFLPISLIIGDVNGLKLINDAFGHQQGDKFLVRTAEIIKKQCRKSDVVARWGGDEFAVLLPKTGAETAIRICEKIRQSCSRSPKKPIQLSVALGTATKQDKNQDIDRVLKKAEDWMYQYKMMEGKTVRSRILSSLEKTLWESAYETEEHTKHLQKYLLKMALELKLPDSEIDDLMLLASFHDVGKIAISNAILSKPGKLNPKEWEAAKKHSEIGYRIALATPEITAVADQILHHHEWWDGTGYPRGLRGEKIPLASRLLSIADAYDVKRNIRPYKTAKTRTQALREIGEAAGRQFDPRLIKLFLKLESSEKGRG, from the coding sequence ATGGACTGCGATAAAAGATACAGCGCCTTCAGTATGATATTATACGGCCTGATCGGGACGGCGGTTTTCTGGATAGCGGACACCTTCATCGACACCTACCTGTTCCGGGAGGGAGACCTGATCCAGCAGGTGCTGCACCCCGAGCCGATGGAGATATATTTTCGGGGGGCCATCGGGGCGCTGTTCGTCATATTCGGGATACTGGGCCAGCGGCTTTTGAACCAGCGGAGGAAGGCCGAATGCCTGCTGGAGCAGACCAACCGGGAACTGGAGCAAACAATTTCGCAGCGGACCGGTCAGCTGCAGGAGGTGAATCAAAAGCTCAAGGACGAGCTGGAGGACCGGAGCCGGAACGACGAGAGGATCAACTACCTGAGCTTTCACGACAAGCTGACCGGGCTGTACAACCGGGCCTTCTTCGAGGAGGAGCTGGCCCGGCTGGACGACGAGAGGTTTTTGCCCATCAGCCTGATCATCGGGGACGTCAACGGGCTGAAGCTGATCAACGACGCCTTCGGGCACCAGCAGGGTGACAAGTTCCTGGTCCGGACCGCCGAGATCATCAAAAAACAGTGCCGCAAGAGCGACGTGGTGGCCCGCTGGGGGGGCGACGAGTTCGCGGTGCTGCTGCCCAAGACCGGGGCCGAGACCGCCATCCGGATATGCGAAAAGATAAGGCAGTCCTGCAGCCGGAGCCCCAAGAAACCCATCCAGCTGAGCGTGGCCCTGGGCACCGCCACCAAGCAGGACAAGAACCAGGACATCGACCGGGTGCTGAAAAAAGCCGAGGACTGGATGTACCAGTACAAGATGATGGAGGGCAAGACCGTCCGCAGCCGGATCCTGAGCTCCCTGGAGAAGACCCTGTGGGAGTCGGCCTACGAGACCGAGGAGCACACCAAGCACCTGCAGAAATACCTGCTGAAGATGGCCCTGGAACTGAAGCTGCCGGACTCCGAGATAGACGACCTGATGCTGCTGGCCTCCTTTCATGACGTGGGGAAGATCGCCATATCCAACGCCATCCTCTCCAAGCCCGGCAAGCTGAATCCCAAGGAATGGGAGGCGGCCAAAAAGCATTCCGAGATCGGCTACCGGATCGCCCTGGCCACCCCGGAGATAACGGCGGTGGCCGACCAGATCCTGCACCACCACGAATGGTGGGACGGCACCGGCTACCCCCGGGGGCTCAGGGGCGAGAAGATCCCCCTGGCCTCGCGGCTGCTGAGCATAGCCGACGCCTACGATGTCAAGCGGAACATCCGCCCCTATAAAACGGCCAAGACCAGGACCCAGGCCCTGAGGGAGATCGGCGAGGCCGCCGGCAGACAGTTCGATCCCCGGCTGATAAAATTGTTCCTCAAGCTGGAGTCGTCGGAAAAGGGCCGGGGCTGA
- the dacB gene encoding D-alanyl-D-alanine carboxypeptidase/D-alanyl-D-alanine-endopeptidase, giving the protein MNIKRSRFKTHCRTIFLVLSLASGAGCGGGRALVPPPPPLTIAADSFQIKREALGRAIDSILSDSLLFQANRAVYIISLDSNREIYSLNRSSLMVPASVNKLFVTAAAYRQLGINHRFRTAVHGDSIDALGRIRGDLYLKGLGDPELKVADLEALAYRLRAMGLKQVGGDLVADAGYFDTTSFGYGWMWDEGPYAYNAPVSALSLNRNTFEIGLRPGGRPGRRPRAELNPRTAYLSIENRATTVKAGSQARIRADRSFTGAGDLVSITGTMAADQGISYLVRTVTNPALYCGTVFREALAANGIRIAGTVRVGATPPEKPELSWHASPPLYQIIRHMNKESDNFTAEMIFRWLGNGQDSITPDPAKNNRLTEMLKEMGFDQESFRMADGSGLSRYNLCTAEQLVAVLSEAYHDPALRPELLSSLPIAGADGTLARRLMEDQHKGIIRAKTGTLTGVSSLAGFVTGPGGQTYCFAIMFNNYTSRANQVRALQDSIVARLARAAP; this is encoded by the coding sequence ATGAACATCAAAAGAAGCCGTTTCAAAACGCACTGCCGGACAATATTTTTGGTCCTATCGCTGGCCTCTGGGGCGGGCTGCGGAGGCGGGCGGGCCCTGGTCCCGCCGCCGCCGCCCCTTACCATCGCGGCCGACAGCTTCCAGATCAAAAGGGAGGCCCTGGGCCGGGCCATCGATTCCATTCTGTCCGACAGCCTGCTGTTCCAGGCCAACCGGGCGGTCTATATAATATCATTGGATTCGAACCGGGAGATATATTCCCTCAACCGTTCCAGCCTGATGGTGCCGGCCTCGGTCAACAAGCTGTTCGTCACCGCGGCGGCCTACCGCCAGCTGGGCATCAACCACCGCTTCCGCACCGCGGTCCACGGCGACAGCATCGACGCTCTGGGAAGGATAAGGGGCGACCTGTATCTGAAGGGCTTGGGCGACCCGGAGCTGAAGGTCGCCGACCTGGAGGCCCTGGCCTACCGCCTGAGGGCCATGGGGCTGAAACAGGTGGGCGGTGACCTTGTGGCCGATGCCGGCTATTTCGACACCACCAGCTTCGGCTACGGCTGGATGTGGGACGAGGGTCCCTATGCCTACAATGCCCCGGTATCGGCCCTGTCCCTGAACCGCAACACCTTCGAGATAGGGCTGCGTCCCGGGGGCCGGCCGGGCCGGAGGCCGCGGGCCGAGCTCAATCCCCGAACGGCCTACCTGTCCATTGAAAACAGGGCCACCACCGTAAAGGCCGGCAGCCAGGCCAGGATCAGGGCCGACCGTTCTTTCACCGGAGCCGGCGATCTGGTCAGCATCACCGGGACCATGGCGGCCGACCAGGGCATCAGCTACCTGGTCCGGACGGTCACCAATCCCGCCCTTTACTGCGGCACGGTCTTCCGGGAGGCATTGGCCGCCAACGGCATCAGGATAGCCGGGACGGTCAGGGTCGGCGCCACCCCTCCGGAAAAGCCGGAGCTGAGCTGGCATGCCTCGCCGCCCCTGTACCAGATAATCCGCCACATGAACAAGGAGAGCGACAACTTCACCGCCGAGATGATCTTTCGCTGGCTGGGCAACGGCCAGGATTCGATCACCCCTGACCCGGCAAAGAACAACCGGTTGACGGAGATGCTGAAAGAAATGGGCTTCGACCAGGAAAGCTTCCGGATGGCCGACGGCTCGGGGCTGTCGCGCTACAACCTGTGCACCGCCGAGCAGCTGGTGGCGGTGCTATCGGAAGCCTACCACGACCCGGCCCTCCGGCCGGAGCTGCTGTCCTCGCTGCCCATCGCCGGGGCCGACGGCACCCTGGCCCGGCGGCTGATGGAGGACCAGCATAAGGGGATCATCCGGGCCAAGACCGGGACCCTGACGGGAGTATCCTCGCTGGCGGGATTCGTGACCGGCCCCGGCGGCCAAACATACTGTTTTGCCATCATGTTCAACAATTACACCTCCCGGGCCAACCAGGTCCGGGCCCTGCAGGATTCCATCGTGGCCCGGCTGGCCAGGGCGGCGCCCTGA
- a CDS encoding tetratricopeptide repeat protein — translation MKGTARKEHRIEPLRAVHILHNRAQVLGLIGRNQQALQDLERGLALAREFHDLKAQAECLLQLSQSQAVLNRYQEMESYARMSLELERNSGNQSGMAACLNNIAMSMAYRGQHLAALESLFQAMELHRNIDDPNGLSYTLGNIGFVKGLIGENRQALDHHRQALELRRRLGDRRGEATTLDNIGASLFRLGDKGSALDHFNQSLAIRLEIGDRTGQATCLNNIGYVHSLFGDYRRTLECYERSLKIRQETGDQLGYALILQNSAILQAQLGDHRLAQAQTEQALDIRRQLGDRSGQAYSQVALARILMETGDRERARKLLEAAAETAAAIEENEILFRVAINLADMALVEQLTSRAEEHLSRAVELSAKMGSKQGHIQTVLLQARIDSALGRHDAAGNGFREAINNYQDLKQPFEVAKACHYYGKALESQGRPEQAGEYSDRAREIFREMGARGWLRKAGDKQ, via the coding sequence ATGAAAGGAACGGCCAGAAAGGAACATAGGATCGAACCCCTGAGGGCGGTCCATATCCTGCATAACCGGGCCCAGGTCCTGGGGCTGATCGGCCGGAACCAGCAGGCCCTGCAGGACCTGGAGCGCGGCCTGGCCCTGGCCCGGGAATTTCATGACCTGAAAGCCCAGGCCGAATGCCTGCTGCAGCTCAGCCAGTCCCAGGCAGTGCTCAACCGCTACCAGGAAATGGAAAGCTATGCCAGAATGTCCCTGGAGCTCGAGCGGAACAGCGGCAACCAAAGCGGGATGGCGGCCTGCCTGAACAATATCGCCATGTCGATGGCCTACCGCGGTCAGCACCTGGCGGCCCTGGAGTCTCTATTCCAAGCCATGGAGCTGCACCGCAACATCGACGACCCCAACGGCCTGTCCTACACCCTGGGAAACATTGGCTTTGTAAAAGGGCTGATCGGCGAGAACCGGCAGGCGCTGGACCACCATAGGCAGGCGCTGGAACTGCGGCGCCGGTTGGGCGATCGCAGGGGCGAAGCCACCACCCTGGACAATATCGGGGCCTCCCTTTTCCGGCTGGGGGACAAGGGATCGGCGCTGGACCACTTCAACCAGTCGCTGGCGATCCGGCTGGAAATAGGCGACCGCACCGGCCAGGCCACCTGCCTGAACAACATCGGCTACGTCCATTCGCTGTTCGGCGACTACCGGCGCACCCTGGAATGCTACGAGAGGTCCCTGAAGATCCGCCAGGAGACCGGCGACCAGCTGGGCTACGCCCTGATCCTGCAGAACTCGGCCATACTGCAGGCCCAGCTCGGCGACCACCGGCTGGCCCAGGCCCAGACCGAACAGGCCCTGGATATCCGGCGACAGCTGGGCGACCGCTCCGGGCAGGCATACAGCCAGGTGGCGCTGGCCCGCATCCTGATGGAAACCGGCGACAGGGAGCGGGCCCGGAAACTGCTGGAGGCCGCGGCAGAAACGGCCGCAGCCATAGAAGAGAATGAGATCCTGTTCCGGGTGGCCATCAACCTGGCGGACATGGCCCTGGTCGAACAGCTTACAAGCAGGGCCGAGGAGCATTTGTCGCGGGCAGTTGAGCTGTCCGCAAAAATGGGATCGAAGCAGGGGCATATCCAGACGGTCCTGCTGCAGGCCAGGATCGACAGCGCCCTGGGAAGACATGATGCCGCCGGTAATGGCTTCCGTGAAGCCATAAACAATTATCAGGACTTGAAGCAACCGTTTGAGGTTGCCAAGGCCTGTCATTATTACGGGAAAGCGCTCGAATCCCAGGGCCGGCCGGAACAGGCCGGGGAGTACTCGGACCGGGCCAGGGAGATATTCCGCGAGATGGGGGCCCGGGGCTGGCTGAGGAAGGCCGGCGATAAACAATGA
- a CDS encoding glucose-6-phosphate isomerase produces MNHRIRFDFNNLMADRLGNYGLSPAELEAAGRIAAQASQWFYAKRQAGKMDFFDLPATDRHLKASLKLAAKYKGKHDDLVVLGIGGSALGTSAIHAALNPATHNLQDKKDRRGRPRLWVLDNVDPEKLKAVLALLKAKRTLVNLISKSGTTAETSAQFLWIRQWLIKGLGKSWSKNLVVTTDPAGGIMRQIVDREKLSSLEVPPGVGGRFSVLTAVGLFPLAMVGADIKSLLAGAEQMRKMTLDENPWKNPARLYALSQYLLYQKGYRINVMMPYCDSLYPLADWFRQLWAESLGKRVDDQNRVVETGPTPIKALGATDQHSQLQLYIEGPRDKVITFMRVEKFRSDITIPRAYPGIGDISYLGGKSFGQLLNAEALATALALSKNGRPNCSFIIPETGPRTVGQLVFLLETATAYAGGLFGINPMDQPGVEEGKRYAYGLMGKAGFANRKAEAEKFQAGSQNKYIV; encoded by the coding sequence ATGAACCACCGCATAAGGTTCGATTTCAACAATCTGATGGCCGACCGGCTGGGCAATTACGGCCTCAGCCCGGCCGAACTGGAGGCGGCCGGAAGAATTGCGGCCCAAGCCAGCCAATGGTTCTACGCCAAGCGCCAGGCCGGGAAGATGGATTTCTTCGACCTGCCGGCCACCGACCGGCATCTAAAAGCCAGCCTGAAGCTGGCGGCAAAATATAAGGGAAAGCATGACGACCTGGTGGTGCTGGGGATAGGAGGCTCGGCCCTGGGCACCAGCGCCATCCATGCGGCCCTCAATCCCGCCACCCATAACCTGCAGGACAAAAAGGACCGCCGGGGGCGGCCCCGGCTGTGGGTGCTGGACAACGTGGACCCGGAGAAGCTGAAGGCGGTGCTGGCCCTGCTGAAGGCCAAAAGGACCCTGGTCAACCTGATCAGCAAGTCCGGCACCACCGCCGAGACCAGCGCCCAGTTCCTGTGGATCAGGCAATGGCTGATCAAAGGCCTGGGGAAGAGCTGGTCTAAGAACCTGGTGGTCACCACCGACCCGGCCGGCGGGATCATGCGGCAGATCGTGGACCGGGAGAAGCTGTCCAGCCTGGAGGTGCCCCCGGGGGTGGGCGGGCGGTTCTCGGTGCTGACGGCGGTGGGGCTGTTCCCCCTGGCAATGGTCGGGGCGGACATAAAGTCCCTGCTGGCGGGGGCCGAACAGATGCGGAAGATGACCCTGGATGAGAACCCCTGGAAGAACCCGGCCCGGCTGTACGCCCTAAGCCAGTATCTGCTTTACCAAAAAGGATACCGGATCAATGTGATGATGCCCTATTGCGACAGCCTGTACCCCCTGGCCGACTGGTTCCGCCAGCTGTGGGCCGAGAGCCTGGGCAAGAGGGTGGACGACCAGAACCGGGTGGTGGAGACCGGGCCCACCCCCATCAAGGCCCTGGGGGCCACCGACCAGCACTCCCAGCTGCAGCTGTACATCGAAGGGCCCCGGGACAAGGTGATCACATTTATGAGGGTGGAGAAATTCCGCAGCGACATAACCATCCCCCGGGCCTATCCCGGGATCGGCGACATCTCCTACCTGGGCGGCAAGAGCTTCGGGCAGCTGCTGAATGCCGAGGCCCTGGCCACCGCCCTGGCCCTGTCCAAGAACGGCCGGCCCAACTGCAGCTTCATCATCCCGGAGACAGGCCCCCGGACGGTGGGCCAGCTGGTGTTCCTGCTGGAGACCGCCACCGCCTACGCCGGCGGACTGTTCGGAATAAACCCCATGGACCAGCCGGGGGTGGAGGAGGGCAAGCGCTACGCCTACGGCCTGATGGGCAAGGCGGGGTTCGCCAACCGCAAGGCCGAGGCGGAGAAGTTCCAGGCGGGAAGCCAGAATAAATACATCGTATAA
- a CDS encoding 6-phosphofructokinase encodes MNKIKRIGLLTAGGDCPGLNAVIRAVTKAAVNDYNMEVIGIEDGYAGLIEGRFHQLKWNDVSGILHTGGTILGTSNRDNPFKYPVHKPNGDLEFIDVFDRVAGNINKLHIEAVIAVGGDGTMAITSQMMERGIKVVGVPKTIDNDLAATDVTFGFDTALVTATEALDKLHTTAMSHHRVMIMETMGRYAGWIALYSGVAGGGDIILIPEIPFKLDSICRAVQERGSKGKRFSIIVAAEGAKPEGGQMVVQRIIKESTDQLRLGGIGQQLAEQIEDRTGIECRVTVLGHLQRGGSPSAFDRILGTRFGVKAVELAAAGQFGRMVALKGLNVESVPLQEAVGSLRLVSPDSEVIKAARSVGVSFGN; translated from the coding sequence ATGAACAAGATCAAACGCATCGGGCTGCTGACCGCCGGGGGCGACTGCCCCGGTTTAAATGCGGTGATCCGGGCGGTCACCAAGGCCGCGGTCAACGATTATAACATGGAGGTGATCGGGATCGAGGACGGCTATGCCGGGCTGATCGAGGGGCGGTTCCACCAGCTCAAATGGAACGACGTCTCCGGCATCCTGCACACCGGCGGGACCATTCTGGGCACCTCCAACCGGGACAATCCCTTCAAATATCCGGTGCATAAGCCGAACGGCGATCTGGAGTTCATAGACGTTTTCGACCGGGTGGCCGGAAACATCAACAAGCTCCACATAGAGGCCGTCATCGCGGTGGGCGGGGACGGCACCATGGCCATCACCTCCCAGATGATGGAGCGGGGCATCAAGGTGGTGGGGGTGCCCAAGACCATCGACAACGACCTGGCCGCCACCGACGTCACCTTCGGCTTCGACACCGCCCTGGTCACCGCCACCGAGGCCCTGGACAAGCTGCACACCACCGCCATGTCCCACCACCGGGTGATGATCATGGAGACCATGGGGCGCTACGCCGGGTGGATCGCCCTGTACTCCGGGGTGGCCGGGGGCGGCGACATCATCCTGATCCCGGAGATACCGTTCAAGCTGGACAGCATCTGCCGCGCCGTGCAGGAGCGGGGCAGCAAGGGCAAGCGCTTCTCCATCATCGTGGCGGCCGAGGGGGCCAAGCCGGAGGGCGGCCAGATGGTGGTCCAGAGGATCATCAAGGAGTCCACCGACCAGCTGAGGCTGGGCGGCATCGGCCAGCAGCTGGCGGAGCAGATAGAGGACCGGACCGGCATCGAGTGCCGGGTGACGGTGCTGGGGCACCTGCAGCGGGGCGGCAGCCCCTCGGCCTTCGACCGGATACTGGGCACCCGCTTCGGAGTCAAGGCGGTGGAGCTGGCGGCGGCCGGGCAGTTCGGACGGATGGTGGCCCTCAAGGGGCTCAATGTGGAATCGGTGCCGCTGCAGGAGGCGGTGGGCAGTTTAAGGCTGGTCAGTCCGGACTCCGAGGTCATCAAGGCCGCCCGCTCGGTGGGGGTCAGCTTCGGGAACTGA
- a CDS encoding glycosyltransferase yields the protein MKRILIISASAGSGHTTAARAIQQWLETVQRYPDEFQVSHIDILQFSTMLYKKVYRDVYLYLASKQPLLYGYIFTTSDRLKREKKPDFLRRFMDNINALKFNSFIQDTPWDVIVTTHFLSSQLLAELKRKKKIFCPLVTVVTDYGLHSYWINQECDYYIVANSASQHHLGAMGIRPERIHDFGIPVLPVFSQKKSLAELKKGLGLAPALPAVLLLSGGFGVGPIEHIVADLVRVRRKFQLLAITGHNRKMLQKLQALAPTLPFPLLPVGYTDRMDQYMAACDLVISKPGGLTTAEAMSQGLPMIVINPIPGQEDMNSDMLLEGGAGVKAMHPVDVSYKLEMVLGTPGRLQQMKRAAKKLAQPRAGHMTADFIARLAREQNF from the coding sequence ATGAAACGGATACTGATAATCTCGGCCTCGGCCGGCTCCGGCCACACCACCGCCGCCCGGGCCATCCAACAGTGGCTGGAGACGGTCCAGCGCTATCCCGATGAGTTCCAGGTGAGCCACATAGACATCCTGCAGTTCTCCACCATGCTCTACAAGAAGGTCTACCGGGACGTCTATCTGTACCTGGCCAGCAAGCAGCCCCTGCTGTACGGCTATATCTTCACCACCTCCGACCGGCTGAAGCGGGAGAAGAAGCCGGACTTTCTGCGCCGCTTCATGGACAACATCAACGCCCTCAAATTCAACAGCTTCATCCAGGATACGCCCTGGGACGTGATCGTCACCACCCACTTTTTATCCTCCCAGCTGCTGGCCGAGCTGAAGCGGAAGAAGAAGATCTTCTGCCCCCTGGTGACGGTGGTCACCGATTACGGGCTTCACTCCTACTGGATCAACCAGGAATGCGACTATTACATTGTGGCCAATTCGGCCAGCCAGCACCACCTGGGGGCCATGGGCATCAGGCCGGAGCGGATCCATGATTTCGGCATTCCGGTGCTGCCGGTCTTCTCCCAGAAAAAAAGCCTGGCGGAACTGAAAAAGGGGCTGGGCCTGGCGCCGGCCCTGCCGGCCGTTTTGCTGCTGTCGGGAGGCTTCGGGGTGGGCCCCATCGAGCATATCGTGGCCGACCTGGTCCGGGTACGGAGAAAATTCCAGCTGCTGGCCATCACCGGGCACAACCGCAAGATGCTGCAGAAGCTCCAGGCCCTGGCCCCGACCCTGCCTTTTCCCCTCCTGCCGGTGGGGTACACCGACCGGATGGACCAGTACATGGCGGCCTGCGACCTGGTGATCAGCAAGCCCGGCGGACTGACCACCGCCGAGGCCATGTCCCAGGGACTGCCGATGATAGTGATCAACCCCATACCGGGGCAGGAGGACATGAACAGCGACATGCTGCTGGAGGGCGGGGCGGGGGTCAAGGCCATGCATCCGGTGGATGTCAGCTACAAGCTGGAGATGGTGCTGGGCACCCCGGGGCGCCTGCAGCAGATGAAGCGGGCGGCCAAAAAGCTGGCCCAGCCCAGGGCCGGGCATATGACGGCGGATTTCATCGCCCGGCTGGCCCGGGAGCAGAACTTTTAG